The genomic DNA CTGCAGTGCGTGCCGTTGTTCGCCCTGCACGCCCGCGACACCGCGATGCCGGTCGCCGAGGTCCTCGACGGCGTCCAGCAACTCGCCGACGGGAACGACCACTTCGAGTTCTTCTGGTTCCCGCACAGCGAGACCGCGCTGACCCGGCGGTTCACCCGGCTGCCCGGCTCCACCCCGCTGCGCCCGGTGCCCGCCCTCACTCGGCGCCTCGACGAGGCGCTGATGGGCCCCGGCTTCAAGGCGCTCTGCCGGATCGGCGCCCGCTTCCCCGGCACCGTCCGGCCGATCGCGCGCTTCTCGGCGAAGGCGATGTCCGCCCGCGAGTGGACCGACCTGTCGTACAAGGTCTTCGCCTCGCCGCGCGAGGTGCGCTTCCTGGAGAGCGAGTTCGCCGTTCCGCGCGAGCACGCGGCGGACGCCCTGCGGGAGATCGGGCAGTGGATCGACCGCCACGACGAGCGGGTCTCCTTCCCGATCGAGGTCCGGTTCGCCGCCGCCGACGACATCTGGCTCTCCACCGCCCACGAGCGGGAGAACTGCTACATCGCCGTCCACCAGTACCACCGGATGTCCCCCCGGCGGTACTTCGACGCCTGCCAGCGGATCCTCTCCGCCTACGGCGCCCGCCCGCACTGGGGCAAGATGCACACCCTCACCGCCGACGAGCTGCGCCCGCGCTACGCGCGCTTCGACGACTTCACCGCCCTGCGCGACGCCCTCGACCCGGAGGGCGTCTTCACCAACCCCTACCTCGACCGCGTGCTCGGCCCGGTGCCCGAATAGTCCGTTGTATCTGGGTTCGGGCGTCTCGGGCCGGTGATATTAGCGATTCCTTAACGCCGGCCTCCCCGGCCTGTCGGCGGGCTCGTCCACCTGCTCCGACCTGCGGAAACGTGCCGATGGGCGGGGGTGGACGGTCCACTTGTCGATTCGCCCGGGGCGCCTACTCTCGCTGGGGTGTTCAACGTGCCCCAGGCGCTCAAGCGCCTCGTGATCGGCAAGGCCATGCGCAGCGAGGAGCTGGGCGAGACGCTGCTGCCCAAGCGGCTGGCGCTGCCGATCTTCGCTTCCGACCCGCTGTCCTCGGTGGCCTACGCGACCGGCGAGATCCTGCTCGTCCTGACCGTGGGCGGCACCGCCTTCCTGTACCTGACGCCGTGGGTGGCGGCGGGTGTGGTCGCGCTGATGGCGGTGGTGGTGATGTCCTACCGGCAGGTGGTGCACGCCTACCCGTCGGGCGGCGGCTCGTACGAGGTGGTGTCGAAGAACCTCGGTCCGGGCGCGGGTCTGGTGGTGGCGGCGTCGCTGCTGGTCGACTACGTGATGACGGTGGCGGTGTCGGTCGCCTCGGGCGTGGACAACATCATCTCGGCGTTCGGCGGACTGGCCGGCTACCGGGTGGGGCTGGCGCTGTTCTTCGTGGCGGTGCTGACCGCGATGAACCTGCGCGGGGTGCGGGAGTCGGGGCGGGCGTTCGCCGCGCCGACGTACCTGTTCATCGGCGGCATCCTGCTGATGGTGGTGACCGGCCTGGTGCGGGTGGTGTTCGGGGACGATCCGCAGGCGCCGACCGCCGCCTTCGGGATCCACCCGGCCGAGGGCGGGGACAACCTGGCGGGCCTGGGCCTGCTGATGCTGGGCCTGCGGGCGTTCGCCTCGGGCTGCACGGCGCTGACGGGCGTGGAGGCGATCTCCAACGGCGTGCCCGCGTTCCGGGCGCCGAAGTCGAAGAACGCGGCGTCCACGATGAGCGCGATGGGCATCGTCGCGGTGCTGATGTTCGTCGGCGTCACCGTCCTCGCGATGACCTCGCACGTGCACTACGTGGACGACGCCTGCCAGTTGAGCGGCCTGCCGGGCGACTGCGCGGCGTACACCCAGCAGACGGTGATCGCGCAGCTGGCGTCGACCTTCCTGGGCGGTGACGGCAGCGTGCTGTTCTACTTCATCCAGGCGGCGACGGCGCTGGTGCTGATCCTGGCCGCGAACACGGCGTTCAACGGCTTCCCGCTGCTGGCGTCGATCCTGGCCCAGCACCGCTACCTGCCGCGGCAGATGCACACCCGGGGCGACCGGCTGGCGTTCTCCAACGGCATCATCGCGCTGGCGGTGGTGGCCGGCGGACTGCTGTGGTTCTACAAGGCGGACGTCACCAGCCTGATCCACCTGTACATCCTGGGCGTGTTCACCTCGTTCACGCTGTCGCAGGTCGGCATGGTCCGGCACTGGAACCGCACGCTGGCGAGCGAGTCCGATCCGGCGGTGCGGGCGGGTGCGCAGCGCTCGCGGGTGATCAACGGGCTGGGGGCGGTGACGACCGCGCTGGTGCTGGTGATCGTGCTGATCACCAAGTTCACCCAGGGTGCGTGGCTGGCGGTGCTGGCGGCGGGGCTGCTGTGGCTGATGATGCGGGGGATCCGCCGGCACTACGACGCGGTCTCGGCGGAGCTGGCGGTGGAGGATCCGCGGGCGGAGTCGGTCAGGCCGTCGAAGGTGCACGGCGTGGTGCTGGTCTCCAAGCTGCACAAGGCGACGCTGCGGGCGCTGGGTTACGCGGAGGCGTTCCGTCCGGACACCCTGGAGGCCCTCACCGTCGCGGTGGAGCAGGACGCCACGGACGAACTGCGCGGCCAGTGGGACGCGTACGGGATCGAGGTGCCGCTGAAGGTCCTGGACTCGCCGTACCGGGAGATCACCAAGCCGGTGGTGAGCTACGTGCGCGACTACCGGCGCAGCAGTCCGCGCGAGGCTGTGGCGGTCTTCATCCCGGAGTACGTGGTCGGCCACTGGTGGGAGCACCTGCTGCACAACCAGTCGGCGCTGTGGCTGAAGTCCCGGCTGCTGTTCACCCCGGGCGTGATGGTGATCAGCGTGCCCTGGCAGCTCGCCTCCGCCCCGCGGGCCGACCGGCCGGCCCGCCGCGCCCCGGGCGCCGCGCGGCGCGGAGAGCCCGCGCAGACCCGCGCCGAACGCGAACCCGAGCGCGTCTGACCCGACGGTTCGGGCCCCCTTCGACGCCCCGGACGGCACCCGCCGACCGGGGCGTCGGCGTGTCCGGACCCGGGCGCCGTCAAGGGGGCGTCAAGGGCGGCGGCCTCGCCGTAAGGGGCGCGTCAGGACCGCCGATACGCCCGTGACCTGCTGATTGGCTGCTGCTGCCGGTACTTCCACCGGCGCAGATCCGTCCAGTTGGTGGAGCGATAGCCATGCTCGATCTCGTCTTCGTCGGCATCACGGTCGCCGTGTTCGCCGTCATCGCCCTCATCGCGCGGGGGGTCGAGAAGCTGTGAGTGCCGACAACATCGCAGGTCTCGTCGTCGCCGTCGCCCTCGTCGGCTACCTCGTCCTCGCACTGCTCCACCCG from Kitasatospora terrestris includes the following:
- the kdpF gene encoding K(+)-transporting ATPase subunit F — its product is MSADNIAGLVVAVALVGYLVLALLHPEKF
- a CDS encoding D-arabinono-1,4-lactone oxidase, yielding MADTWRNWAGNEQARPVRVVAPRDAGEVAEAVAVAVRDGHRVKAVGAGHSFTPIAVAPGVQLRLDHLDGLLEVDAASGLVTVGAGMPLWRLNPLLAEHGLAMEILGDIDRQTVSGAISTGTHGSGVRFGGIATQVRGLELALADGTLVRCSTEERPDLFAAARVGLGALGVITRVTLQCVPLFALHARDTAMPVAEVLDGVQQLADGNDHFEFFWFPHSETALTRRFTRLPGSTPLRPVPALTRRLDEALMGPGFKALCRIGARFPGTVRPIARFSAKAMSAREWTDLSYKVFASPREVRFLESEFAVPREHAADALREIGQWIDRHDERVSFPIEVRFAAADDIWLSTAHERENCYIAVHQYHRMSPRRYFDACQRILSAYGARPHWGKMHTLTADELRPRYARFDDFTALRDALDPEGVFTNPYLDRVLGPVPE
- a CDS encoding APC family permease translates to MRSEELGETLLPKRLALPIFASDPLSSVAYATGEILLVLTVGGTAFLYLTPWVAAGVVALMAVVVMSYRQVVHAYPSGGGSYEVVSKNLGPGAGLVVAASLLVDYVMTVAVSVASGVDNIISAFGGLAGYRVGLALFFVAVLTAMNLRGVRESGRAFAAPTYLFIGGILLMVVTGLVRVVFGDDPQAPTAAFGIHPAEGGDNLAGLGLLMLGLRAFASGCTALTGVEAISNGVPAFRAPKSKNAASTMSAMGIVAVLMFVGVTVLAMTSHVHYVDDACQLSGLPGDCAAYTQQTVIAQLASTFLGGDGSVLFYFIQAATALVLILAANTAFNGFPLLASILAQHRYLPRQMHTRGDRLAFSNGIIALAVVAGGLLWFYKADVTSLIHLYILGVFTSFTLSQVGMVRHWNRTLASESDPAVRAGAQRSRVINGLGAVTTALVLVIVLITKFTQGAWLAVLAAGLLWLMMRGIRRHYDAVSAELAVEDPRAESVRPSKVHGVVLVSKLHKATLRALGYAEAFRPDTLEALTVAVEQDATDELRGQWDAYGIEVPLKVLDSPYREITKPVVSYVRDYRRSSPREAVAVFIPEYVVGHWWEHLLHNQSALWLKSRLLFTPGVMVISVPWQLASAPRADRPARRAPGAARRGEPAQTRAEREPERV